One window of the Triticum dicoccoides isolate Atlit2015 ecotype Zavitan chromosome 3B, WEW_v2.0, whole genome shotgun sequence genome contains the following:
- the LOC119277603 gene encoding uncharacterized protein LOC119277603, giving the protein MHDWAPAIIATALFALLCPGGILQLPGRQRTVDFMNLRTSCLSILVHAVIYAVLLMLFVVILQAHLYV; this is encoded by the coding sequence ATGCATGACTGGGCGCCGGCGATCATAGCAACGGCGCTCTTCGCCCTGCTGTGCCCGGGAGGGATCCTCCAGCTGCCCGGCCGGCAGCGGACGGTCGACTTCATGAACCTCAGGACCAGCTGCTTGTCCATCCTCGTCCACGCCGTCATCTACGCTGTGCTGCTCATGCTCTTCGTCGTCATCTTGCAGGCTCATCTCTACGTCTGA